A stretch of the Candidatus Chromulinivoraceae bacterium genome encodes the following:
- a CDS encoding LPXTG cell wall anchor domain-containing protein, whose amino-acid sequence MNKFIAAIKRSPKRNALLAVVFAAVMVPAALFAWGPDRPTFTMAHPAPYVTFNSITDNPQRGDERNFVGIKADTAPNSAYSQNTTLQPGQNYDVLVYYHNNAASNLNDAAHNYVGIAHGAFMRVQMPATVDAGQQARVTAFVGATNANPQQVWSEAYGNASGNYALTYVPGSATIYNWGATNGSKMPDSLYTTGTPLGYDKLDGNLPGCNNYSGYVIFKIHVDQPNFEIQKTVSKAGTNQYAAQVSAQPGDEVEYKIQYKDTGTTQQNNVLIKDQLPAGVTYENGTTQIATSATNGQWTATNDGVTNGGINIGSYAPGGNAYLKFKAKIASNDQLAQCGLNTLVNTATADTANGSKSATATVTVTKTCETPNTVQVCDQTTGKTITVDVKDQSKYKPVGDVACQPTTPTTPTELPHTGASDSIIALIGAGSLVAAIGYYITSRRALN is encoded by the coding sequence ATGAATAAATTTATAGCCGCTATCAAGCGGTCACCGAAGCGCAATGCACTGCTTGCAGTCGTATTTGCAGCGGTTATGGTACCAGCAGCTTTGTTTGCTTGGGGACCAGACCGTCCAACCTTTACTATGGCGCACCCAGCCCCATACGTAACATTCAACTCAATCACCGATAACCCTCAGAGAGGTGATGAGCGCAACTTTGTTGGCATTAAGGCCGACACCGCACCAAACAGTGCATATTCACAAAACACCACCCTGCAACCGGGTCAAAATTATGATGTGCTCGTTTACTATCACAACAATGCTGCAAGCAACCTAAACGATGCTGCTCATAACTATGTTGGTATAGCTCACGGTGCATTTATGCGCGTGCAGATGCCTGCAACAGTAGACGCTGGCCAGCAAGCTCGTGTTACTGCTTTTGTTGGTGCAACCAATGCAAACCCACAACAGGTTTGGTCTGAAGCGTACGGTAATGCTTCTGGCAACTACGCACTTACATATGTCCCAGGTTCAGCAACTATCTACAACTGGGGTGCCACGAACGGGTCGAAAATGCCCGACTCTCTGTACACTACAGGTACACCACTTGGCTACGACAAGCTTGACGGTAACCTACCTGGCTGTAACAACTACTCAGGTTATGTTATCTTTAAGATTCACGTAGACCAGCCTAACTTCGAGATCCAAAAAACAGTCAGCAAGGCCGGCACTAACCAATATGCTGCACAAGTTTCAGCACAGCCTGGTGATGAAGTTGAGTATAAGATTCAGTACAAAGATACTGGCACAACTCAGCAGAACAACGTTCTCATTAAAGACCAGCTTCCTGCTGGTGTAACATACGAGAACGGTACAACTCAAATTGCAACGTCTGCTACAAACGGTCAGTGGACTGCAACCAACGATGGCGTCACTAACGGTGGCATCAACATTGGTTCATACGCTCCTGGTGGCAACGCTTACCTTAAGTTTAAGGCAAAGATTGCAAGCAATGACCAGCTAGCACAGTGTGGCCTTAATACACTCGTCAACACTGCAACGGCCGATACGGCCAACGGCAGCAAGAGTGCTACAGCAACTGTTACCGTTACAAAAACATGTGAGACGCCAAATACCGTTCAGGTATGTGACCAGACAACTGGCAAGACAATCACTGTTGATGTAAAGGATCAAAGCAAATACAAGCCAGTGGGTGATGTTGCTTGTCAGCCGACAACTCCTACCACTCCAACTGAACTTCCACACACTGGTGCAAGCGACAGTATCATTGCCCTTATTGGTGCAGGATCACTCGTTGCAGCGATTGGCTACTATATTACCAGCCGTCGTGCACTCAACTAG